The proteins below come from a single Microbacterium sp. SLBN-154 genomic window:
- a CDS encoding LysR substrate-binding domain-containing protein, producing the protein MTARPFLLGAVPGATPGKWIGIWKERMPRVALELVPISVSDQRRRLDTGEVHAALVRQPIDKDGLYLIPLYDEVPVVVMSTDSHLTVADELSFDDLAGETVFTPSDDVLGVEVAGTTAATFGGSLDTAEAIATAASGAGIVIVPMSLARLHHRRDATFRPLVDGPVSSLGLAWPIDPPDGEIDAHIQTFIGIVRGRSARSSRT; encoded by the coding sequence ATGACGGCGCGGCCCTTCCTTCTCGGTGCAGTTCCCGGAGCCACCCCCGGCAAGTGGATCGGGATCTGGAAAGAGCGGATGCCGCGGGTCGCCCTCGAGCTCGTGCCGATCTCCGTGTCCGACCAGCGTCGACGTCTCGACACCGGGGAGGTCCATGCGGCTCTCGTCCGCCAGCCCATCGACAAGGACGGGTTGTATCTCATCCCCCTCTACGACGAAGTGCCCGTCGTCGTCATGTCCACCGACTCCCACCTGACCGTCGCCGACGAGTTGAGCTTCGACGACCTGGCCGGGGAGACCGTCTTCACGCCGTCGGACGACGTGCTCGGCGTCGAGGTCGCAGGGACGACGGCAGCAACCTTCGGCGGCTCGCTCGACACCGCCGAGGCCATCGCCACCGCCGCGAGCGGTGCCGGAATCGTCATCGTCCCGATGTCGCTGGCGCGATTGCACCATCGCCGCGATGCGACGTTCCGTCCACTCGTCGACGGCCCCGTGTCATCCCTCGGTCTCGCGTGGCCCATCGATCCCCCCGACGGGGAGATCGACGCGCACATACAGACCTTCATCGGCATCGTCCGCGGTCGCAGCGCCCGTTCGTCGCGCACATGA
- a CDS encoding transferase — translation MGKNYVDIENDQGETLRYRKHVNGRGLIAHGAKVHPTAIVEAGAYVEPGAQIAAGARVGRGAWIEAEAMIGPEVHIAPHAHVGPGAVIGGGARIGVRTNIGANARVAVNSLIRDDETIADGERVATDRRGFRLAA, via the coding sequence GTGGGTAAGAACTACGTCGACATCGAGAACGACCAGGGCGAGACGCTCCGCTACCGCAAGCACGTCAACGGGCGCGGACTGATCGCTCACGGCGCAAAGGTGCACCCGACCGCCATCGTCGAGGCCGGCGCCTACGTCGAACCCGGTGCTCAGATCGCCGCCGGTGCTCGGGTCGGGCGCGGTGCGTGGATCGAGGCGGAGGCCATGATCGGTCCCGAGGTTCACATCGCTCCCCACGCCCACGTCGGACCCGGCGCGGTCATCGGCGGCGGCGCACGCATCGGCGTCCGCACGAACATCGGCGCGAACGCGCGGGTCGCGGTGAACTCCCTCATCCGCGACGACGAGACGATCGCCGACGGTGAGCGGGTGGCGACCGACCGCCGCGGTTTCCGGCTGGCCGCCTGA
- a CDS encoding ATP-dependent helicase, giving the protein MSDASTVAAPEVLGRFGPATQDWFRGAFAEPTAAQAGAWDAISHGKHALVVAPTGSGKTLSAFLWAIDRIFREKDAPAKTSDDAPRRRRGGTRATPPAQTRVLYISPLKALGVDVERNLRSPLVGIGQSGRRLGQPVPNVTVGVRSGDTSSSDRRKLVTDPPDILITTPESLYLMLTSQAGETLREVHTVIIDEVHAVAATKRGAHLAVSLERLDALRQSHDAGVAPAQRIGLSATVRPIDEVARFLGGSQPVEIVAPPSTKAFDLRVVVPVEDMLNPPPPPGAPPEPVDGGDASGDWYAPDSAPEERTGSLWPHVEEAIVDRILAHRSTIVFSNSRRLAERLTGRLNEIYAERIGAEIPDPTAPAAMMSQAGSSAGAPAVLAKAHHGSVSKEQRAQVEEELKSGVLRCVVATSSLELGIDMGAVDLVIQVEAPPSAASGLQRIGRAGHQVGEVSRAALFPKHRGDVLHTAIVTERMLAGKIEAIAVPQNPLDILAQQTVAACALGPIDVEGWFETVKRSAPFRTLPRSAYEATLDLLAGRFPSDEFAELRPRLVWDRDHGTLTGRPGSQRIAVTSGGTIPDRGLFGVFVAGESSNARVGELDEEMVYESRVNDVFTLGTTSWRIVEITHDRVNVVPAFGQPGKLPFWHGDGIGRPAELGEALGKFSREVTSAGPEKAAQRLDAAGLDPHAQQNLLTYLAEQREATGSLPTDRTLTVERSRDEVGDWRVILHSPFGMQVHAPWALAVNARIRERLGVEGAAVASDDGIIARVPDATAEPPGAELFVFELDELEQIVTDEVGGSALFASRFRECAARALLMPRTNPNRRSPLWQQRQRAAQLLEVARRYPTFPIILETLREVLQDVYDLPALLRIAASIADRRIRLIETTTSQPSPFARDLLFGYVGAFMYEGDSPLAERRAAALSVDPALLGELLGKVEMRELLDPDVIAQFEREVQRLDPERRVKGIEGVADLLRLLGPLDADDVTARLQPDEGSPSAVPERQTALALLDALVEARRAIPVTIGGVPRVAGIEDAGRLRDALGVALPVGIPVAFLEPLADPLGDLVARYARTHGPFRTDDVATRLGIGTAVARLTLQRLEAQGRLSSGFFLPVGDDRTGRAEEAEWCDSEVLRRLRMRSLAAIRGSVEPVPPDAFARFLPEWQHVTRPLEGIDGVAAVVEQLAGVPIPASAWESLILPSRVSDYSPALLDELTTSGEVVWSGHGSLPGRDGWIALHPADTVPLTLAPIEDELAEDSLEARIIEVLEAGGAYFAAQLRSLAHAENEQSVIDALWALTWTGRVTNDTFAPIRTLLAGGSQAHRVSRRAPRARMYRGAALPRVTPSAPPRPPAIGGRWSLLPAVEPDPALRATAAASLLLDRYGVVTRGSVQSEGTPGGFAQAYRVLAGFEEAGHCRRGYVIEKLGAAQFAASSTVDRLRHFAALPDPPPRAAVTLAATDPANPYGAALGWPRVEGVSHRPGRKAGGLVVLVDGRLVLYVERGGKSTLAFTDDVASLQSAARDLAATIAARRLDTVTIEQVNGSFVLGTPVGGALREAGFVESPRGLTLRRATAAAAGAGGPGRRA; this is encoded by the coding sequence ATGAGCGACGCCTCGACGGTGGCGGCACCTGAGGTGCTCGGCCGCTTCGGTCCTGCGACCCAGGACTGGTTCCGTGGCGCCTTCGCCGAACCGACGGCGGCGCAAGCCGGGGCATGGGATGCGATCTCCCACGGCAAGCACGCACTCGTGGTCGCGCCGACCGGCTCGGGGAAGACCCTGTCGGCATTCCTGTGGGCGATCGACCGCATCTTCCGGGAGAAGGATGCTCCGGCGAAGACCTCCGACGATGCTCCCCGCCGCCGCCGCGGCGGCACCCGGGCGACCCCTCCCGCTCAAACCCGGGTGCTCTACATCTCGCCGCTGAAGGCCCTGGGCGTCGACGTCGAGCGCAACCTCCGGTCTCCGCTTGTCGGCATCGGCCAATCGGGGCGCCGGCTCGGCCAGCCCGTGCCGAACGTCACCGTCGGCGTGCGCTCGGGCGACACCTCCTCGAGCGACCGCCGCAAGCTCGTCACCGATCCTCCCGACATCCTGATCACCACGCCCGAGTCGCTGTATCTCATGCTCACCAGCCAGGCCGGTGAGACTCTCCGCGAGGTGCACACCGTCATCATCGACGAGGTGCACGCCGTGGCCGCCACCAAGCGCGGTGCACACCTGGCGGTGAGCCTCGAGCGCCTCGACGCGTTGCGGCAGTCGCACGACGCCGGCGTGGCACCAGCGCAGCGCATCGGCTTGTCGGCCACCGTTCGGCCGATCGACGAGGTCGCGCGCTTCCTCGGGGGATCGCAACCGGTCGAGATCGTCGCGCCACCGTCGACCAAGGCCTTCGACCTGCGCGTCGTGGTGCCCGTCGAAGACATGCTCAATCCGCCGCCGCCTCCGGGAGCGCCCCCCGAACCGGTGGACGGCGGCGACGCCTCCGGTGACTGGTACGCGCCCGACTCCGCTCCGGAGGAGCGGACCGGATCGCTGTGGCCGCACGTCGAGGAGGCGATCGTCGATCGCATCCTCGCCCACCGGTCGACGATCGTGTTCTCCAACTCTCGACGTCTCGCCGAGCGATTGACCGGCCGGCTGAACGAGATCTACGCCGAGCGCATCGGCGCCGAGATCCCAGATCCGACGGCCCCCGCCGCGATGATGTCTCAGGCCGGGTCGTCGGCAGGCGCGCCCGCCGTCCTCGCCAAGGCCCACCACGGCTCGGTGTCGAAGGAGCAGCGCGCCCAGGTCGAGGAAGAGCTGAAGTCGGGCGTGCTCCGCTGCGTCGTGGCGACGTCGAGCCTCGAGCTCGGTATCGACATGGGCGCGGTCGATCTCGTCATCCAGGTCGAGGCTCCCCCGTCGGCGGCATCGGGGCTGCAGCGCATCGGCCGCGCGGGCCACCAGGTGGGCGAGGTGAGCCGCGCCGCCCTGTTCCCCAAGCACCGCGGCGATGTGCTGCACACCGCGATCGTCACCGAGCGGATGCTCGCCGGGAAGATCGAGGCGATCGCGGTCCCGCAGAATCCCCTCGACATCCTCGCCCAGCAGACCGTCGCCGCATGCGCCCTCGGACCGATCGACGTGGAGGGCTGGTTCGAGACGGTCAAGCGCAGCGCCCCTTTCCGCACCCTCCCCCGCTCCGCCTACGAGGCCACGCTCGACCTGCTGGCCGGGCGCTTCCCGTCGGACGAGTTCGCTGAGCTCCGGCCGAGGCTGGTGTGGGATCGCGACCACGGCACCCTCACCGGTCGTCCCGGCTCCCAGCGGATCGCCGTGACGAGTGGGGGGACGATCCCCGACCGAGGCCTGTTCGGGGTGTTCGTCGCCGGAGAGAGCAGCAACGCCCGCGTCGGCGAGCTCGACGAGGAGATGGTCTACGAATCCCGGGTCAATGACGTGTTCACCCTCGGCACGACCAGCTGGCGAATCGTGGAGATCACTCACGACCGGGTGAACGTCGTGCCGGCCTTCGGTCAGCCGGGCAAGCTCCCCTTCTGGCACGGTGACGGCATCGGTCGTCCCGCAGAGCTCGGCGAGGCCCTCGGGAAGTTCTCCCGAGAGGTGACGTCGGCGGGGCCCGAGAAGGCGGCGCAACGCCTCGACGCCGCCGGCCTCGACCCGCACGCGCAGCAGAACCTCCTCACCTACCTCGCCGAGCAGCGCGAGGCCACCGGATCCCTCCCGACAGACCGCACGCTCACGGTCGAGCGCTCCCGCGACGAGGTCGGCGATTGGCGGGTCATCCTTCATTCCCCGTTCGGCATGCAGGTGCACGCGCCTTGGGCGCTCGCGGTGAACGCCCGGATCCGCGAGCGCCTCGGCGTCGAAGGCGCGGCCGTCGCCAGCGACGACGGCATCATCGCCCGGGTGCCGGATGCCACGGCGGAGCCGCCCGGCGCGGAGCTGTTCGTGTTCGAACTCGACGAGCTCGAGCAGATCGTCACCGACGAGGTCGGCGGATCGGCGCTGTTCGCCTCCCGGTTCCGCGAATGCGCCGCGCGCGCCCTCCTCATGCCGCGGACGAACCCCAACCGCCGAAGCCCGCTGTGGCAGCAGCGTCAACGTGCCGCCCAGCTGCTCGAGGTCGCGCGGCGCTACCCGACCTTCCCGATCATCCTCGAGACACTCCGCGAAGTGCTGCAGGACGTGTACGACCTGCCGGCGTTGCTGCGCATCGCCGCGAGCATCGCCGATCGCCGCATCCGACTCATCGAGACGACCACCAGCCAGCCGTCGCCCTTCGCCCGCGACCTCCTGTTCGGGTACGTCGGGGCGTTCATGTACGAGGGCGACTCGCCCCTGGCCGAGCGTCGCGCTGCCGCGCTGTCCGTCGACCCCGCGCTCCTGGGTGAGCTGCTCGGCAAGGTCGAGATGCGAGAGCTGCTCGACCCGGACGTCATCGCGCAGTTCGAACGCGAAGTGCAGCGGCTCGATCCCGAACGCCGCGTGAAGGGGATCGAAGGGGTCGCCGATCTGCTCCGACTTCTGGGGCCCCTCGACGCCGACGACGTCACCGCGCGCCTTCAGCCGGACGAGGGGTCGCCGTCCGCCGTTCCCGAGCGGCAGACCGCCCTGGCGCTTCTCGACGCCCTCGTCGAGGCGCGACGCGCGATCCCCGTCACCATCGGCGGGGTACCCCGCGTCGCCGGTATCGAAGACGCCGGTCGCCTGCGCGACGCGTTGGGAGTGGCCCTGCCCGTGGGCATCCCGGTGGCGTTCCTCGAGCCGCTGGCCGATCCACTGGGCGACCTCGTCGCGCGCTACGCGCGCACCCACGGCCCGTTCCGAACCGATGACGTCGCCACCCGCCTGGGCATCGGCACCGCCGTCGCCCGCCTCACCCTGCAGCGCCTCGAAGCGCAGGGACGCCTCTCGAGCGGGTTCTTCCTTCCCGTGGGCGACGACCGGACCGGTCGCGCCGAGGAGGCCGAGTGGTGCGACAGCGAGGTGCTGCGCCGCCTGCGGATGCGCTCGCTGGCCGCCATCCGCGGCAGCGTCGAGCCCGTTCCCCCCGACGCCTTCGCGCGATTCCTGCCCGAATGGCAGCATGTCACCCGGCCCCTCGAAGGCATCGACGGCGTCGCCGCCGTCGTCGAGCAGCTGGCGGGGGTTCCCATCCCGGCCAGCGCATGGGAGTCGCTCATCCTCCCGTCGCGTGTCAGCGACTACTCCCCGGCCCTGCTGGACGAGCTGACCACCAGCGGTGAGGTGGTCTGGTCCGGACACGGCTCGCTCCCCGGACGCGACGGCTGGATCGCCCTGCATCCGGCCGACACCGTTCCGCTCACGCTCGCACCGATCGAGGACGAGCTCGCGGAGGATTCGCTCGAAGCCCGCATCATCGAGGTGCTCGAGGCCGGTGGCGCGTATTTCGCGGCTCAGTTGCGCTCGCTGGCCCACGCCGAGAACGAGCAGTCCGTGATCGATGCCCTCTGGGCGCTGACGTGGACCGGTCGCGTCACCAACGACACCTTCGCGCCTATCCGAACTCTTCTCGCCGGGGGCTCGCAGGCCCACCGGGTCAGCCGGCGGGCGCCGCGCGCGCGGATGTATCGCGGCGCGGCCCTGCCCCGTGTCACCCCGTCGGCGCCGCCACGCCCGCCGGCGATCGGCGGGCGCTGGTCGCTCCTTCCCGCGGTCGAGCCCGACCCCGCGCTGCGGGCGACGGCGGCGGCGAGCCTGCTGCTCGACCGCTACGGCGTGGTGACGCGCGGCTCCGTTCAATCCGAGGGGACGCCCGGTGGCTTCGCTCAGGCTTATCGCGTGCTCGCGGGCTTCGAGGAGGCCGGCCACTGCCGACGCGGGTACGTGATCGAGAAGCTCGGCGCCGCCCAGTTCGCCGCGTCGAGCACGGTCGATCGCCTGCGCCACTTCGCCGCTCTGCCCGACCCGCCGCCACGGGCGGCCGTCACCCTCGCTGCGACCGATCCCGCCAACCCTTACGGCGCCGCTCTGGGGTGGCCACGTGTCGAGGGCGTCTCCCACCGGCCCGGCCGGAAAGCCGGCGGCCTCGTCGTCCTGGTCGACGGTCGTCTGGTGCTGTACGTCGAGCGCGGGGGCAAATCGACGCTCGCATTCACCGACGATGTCGCCTCGCTGCAGTCGGCGGCGCGCGACCTGGCCGCGACGATCGCCGCGCGCCGGCTCGACACGGTGACGATCGAACAGGTCAACGGCTCGTTCGTTCTCGGCACGCCCGTGGGAGGCGCACTGCGTGAGGCCGGTTTCGTCGAAAGCCCCCGTGGTCTGACGCTGCGCCGCGCCACCGCGGCCGCAGCCGGTGCGGGAGGACCGGGGCGCCGTGCCTGA
- a CDS encoding DNA-formamidopyrimidine glycosylase family protein, translating into MPEGDTVFRAARRLHEALAGHPVARFDLRVPQVATVDLTGETVHAVVPRGKHILHRIGSWTLHSHLKMEGEWHVYRRGGRWRKPGYKARAIVGTTEWDTVGFDLADIAVVPTEREGELVDHLGPDPLSKDWDPAEAARRLSSDPREIHVALLEQRHVAGFGNEYANEILFVRGILPTTPAPEVDAAALLDVGVRMIRANRDRSGRTFTGDSRPGQSTWVYRREGRPCRRCGTQIIGGELGADPTRERIIFWCPVCQT; encoded by the coding sequence GTGCCTGAGGGCGACACCGTCTTCCGTGCGGCGCGACGGCTTCACGAGGCACTCGCCGGTCATCCGGTGGCGCGTTTCGACCTGCGGGTTCCGCAGGTGGCGACGGTCGATCTGACCGGAGAGACCGTGCACGCGGTGGTCCCGCGGGGCAAGCACATCCTGCACCGCATCGGCTCCTGGACCTTGCACAGCCATCTCAAGATGGAGGGCGAGTGGCACGTCTATCGCCGCGGCGGGCGGTGGCGCAAACCCGGGTACAAGGCCCGCGCCATCGTCGGCACGACGGAGTGGGACACCGTCGGCTTCGACCTGGCGGACATCGCCGTCGTCCCGACCGAACGGGAAGGCGAGCTCGTGGATCACCTCGGCCCCGATCCGCTGTCGAAGGACTGGGACCCCGCCGAGGCGGCACGACGGCTCTCGTCGGACCCCCGCGAGATTCATGTCGCCCTGCTGGAGCAGCGACACGTCGCGGGGTTCGGCAACGAGTACGCCAACGAGATCCTCTTCGTCCGCGGCATCCTCCCCACCACCCCCGCACCCGAGGTCGACGCGGCAGCGCTACTCGATGTCGGGGTACGGATGATCCGAGCCAACCGCGACCGCTCGGGCCGCACGTTCACCGGCGACTCGCGCCCCGGGCAGAGCACCTGGGTCTACCGCCGCGAGGGACGGCCCTGCCGACGATGCGGCACACAGATCATCGGCGGAGAACTCGGGGCTGATCCGACGCGGGAACGCATCATCTTCTGGTGCCCGGTCTGCCAGACCTGA
- a CDS encoding ABC-F family ATP-binding cassette domain-containing protein translates to MPQSSVHPSVVLDDVSFHWPDGTVALRDVSGSFPAGRTGLVGRNGTGKTTLLRLIAGDLIPAAGRIQRTADVATLAQRLTLDVDIPVADLLGAGPALRAVRAIEAGDVDPQHFDTVGDDWDIEARCHAALAEAGLRPDMLDRRVGELSGGEAVLAAIAGIRAGGATITLLDEPTNNLDRDARHHLYDLVDQWQGTLIVVSHDTALLERMDDTAELYDHTLSVFGGPYSQWRAWLDAEQDAARQAERAAAQRYRRERRDRIEAETKISHRMAMGRKAEREKRVPKIVAGGLKRAAQVSAGKYRGEMADREQAARADLDLAERRIRDDDAVRIDLPDPGVAAGRRIATLSGDDRAWIIQGPERVALVGPNGAGKTTALERLVGGGGCVGDILLEPHTDRIGYLPQRVDGLNDQESVLANIAAAAPHTGTVELRNRLARFLIRGAAVDRPVSALSGGERFRVALAHLLLADPAPHLLVLDEPTNNLDLDTVDQLVAALSSYRGAVLVVSHDDAFLRRLGVDLVLELRDGVLRETDLSGDKPLDVE, encoded by the coding sequence GTGCCGCAGTCATCCGTTCATCCCTCCGTCGTCCTCGACGACGTCTCGTTCCACTGGCCCGACGGGACGGTCGCGCTCCGCGACGTCTCGGGCTCCTTCCCCGCGGGCCGCACGGGCCTCGTCGGCCGAAACGGCACGGGCAAGACCACTCTCCTCCGCCTCATCGCCGGCGACCTGATCCCGGCGGCGGGGCGCATCCAGCGCACCGCCGATGTGGCGACCCTCGCGCAGCGGCTGACGCTCGACGTCGACATCCCCGTCGCCGACCTGTTGGGCGCCGGTCCGGCCCTGCGCGCGGTCCGTGCGATCGAGGCCGGCGATGTCGACCCCCAGCACTTCGACACCGTCGGCGACGACTGGGACATCGAGGCGCGCTGCCACGCCGCCCTCGCAGAGGCGGGTCTCAGGCCCGACATGCTCGATCGCCGCGTGGGAGAACTGTCGGGCGGCGAGGCCGTGCTCGCCGCGATCGCGGGCATCCGCGCGGGCGGGGCGACCATCACCCTGCTCGACGAGCCGACGAACAACCTCGATCGCGATGCGCGCCACCACCTCTACGACCTGGTCGACCAGTGGCAGGGAACGCTCATCGTCGTCAGCCACGACACCGCCCTGCTCGAGCGCATGGACGACACCGCCGAGCTCTACGACCACACGCTGTCGGTGTTCGGCGGGCCCTACTCGCAGTGGCGAGCCTGGCTCGATGCGGAACAGGACGCAGCGCGCCAGGCCGAGCGTGCCGCTGCGCAGCGCTACCGCCGAGAGCGGCGCGACCGCATCGAAGCCGAGACGAAGATCTCGCACCGCATGGCGATGGGACGCAAGGCGGAGCGCGAGAAGCGCGTCCCGAAGATCGTCGCAGGCGGGCTGAAGCGGGCCGCACAGGTGTCCGCCGGCAAGTACCGCGGCGAGATGGCCGACCGCGAGCAGGCTGCCCGTGCGGATCTCGACCTCGCCGAGCGGCGGATCCGCGACGACGATGCGGTGCGCATCGACCTCCCCGACCCGGGGGTCGCGGCGGGACGCCGCATCGCCACCCTCTCCGGCGACGACCGCGCGTGGATCATCCAGGGCCCGGAGCGCGTGGCCCTCGTCGGCCCGAACGGGGCGGGGAAGACCACTGCGCTGGAACGCCTCGTCGGCGGGGGCGGTTGCGTCGGCGACATCCTGCTCGAACCTCACACCGACCGGATCGGCTACCTTCCGCAGCGGGTGGACGGGCTGAACGATCAGGAATCCGTGCTCGCGAACATCGCCGCCGCCGCGCCGCACACCGGCACGGTGGAACTGCGCAACCGGCTCGCGCGATTCCTCATCCGGGGTGCGGCGGTCGATCGACCGGTGTCGGCGCTGTCAGGCGGGGAGCGATTCCGGGTGGCGCTGGCCCACCTCCTCCTGGCCGACCCGGCGCCTCACCTTCTGGTGCTCGACGAACCGACGAACAACCTCGATCTCGACACCGTCGACCAGCTCGTCGCCGCACTCTCGTCGTACCGGGGGGCCGTGCTGGTCGTGAGCCACGACGACGCGTTCCTCCGCCGGCTCGGCGTGGACCTCGTGCTCGAGTTGAGGGACGGTGTGCTGCGGGAGACGGACCTCAGCGGGGACAAGCCGCTGGACGTGGAGTGA
- a CDS encoding CHAT domain-containing protein, whose product MATRSADDLHRLAVELCISGRYARALRVLAQASGRTGDPDLLARIEGTRALALQRTGSPAAAERVLREALSARGLTAHTRAILRGQLGALAMYGGRLDEAERLFGEAVASLDDADPLASARVRMNRSLGRMQLRDLEGAAADAEWAAARFAASGLATDEAHARHNLGYIALLAGDLVTALEAMLTARPAAATTPVAGAVGDMDRAEVLREAGQTTEAERLLERVAAVFGAHRMPQSRAEAEFQLARSLLTHDPARARKVALAASRRFQRLGNEAWAHRAEAIRLRAEMQPPRGAPREEVAQRVEEVAVDLVRAGFRGEATALRLTAAAADPSLDGRRVRVRDDAPLEVRLIAQEVKAARAAWRGRHGDVRRHAARGIDVLASWTGTFGSLDLQTSAAMHGARLMYAGLDAAVRSKDPEVAFAWAERARHLSQQSTPLRPPPDPQLAAELAELRTIRAERTGIDWLDDPRAAELRERARRRQWAGTRAGEMSERATLQTLRGVLGADTAVLSFLYTGAELAVLVTDSEQDSLIRLADPDQVSRLLPGLRADLDIAAAVRSGPMVSVVQAALQSRLAELDAGILDPALSRTDRRRLVLTVPGILSGVPWGMLPSMEGRVFTAATSATRWVRAMSVTPVAGGATGFVVGPGVPRGEEEVARAGSAWPSSAMLLADDAAVRATARLAASSDVLHIAAHGRHTADNPLFSGLELTDGVLFGYDIDLIPEVPRVVVLSACEVGRSSVRWGEEALGMARIWLHGGAESVIAAPVRVADDDACELLAVMHEGLAAGEAPAEALAAAARRTGIRAPFQVHGRGF is encoded by the coding sequence GTGGCCACCAGAAGCGCCGACGATCTGCACCGACTCGCCGTCGAGCTGTGCATCTCCGGACGATACGCACGCGCGCTCCGCGTGCTGGCGCAGGCCTCCGGCCGCACGGGTGATCCCGACCTCCTCGCGCGCATCGAGGGGACCCGCGCACTGGCGCTGCAGCGCACCGGGTCGCCGGCCGCCGCCGAGCGGGTGCTCCGAGAGGCCCTCTCGGCACGCGGGCTGACGGCGCATACCCGCGCCATTCTGCGAGGTCAGCTCGGGGCGCTGGCGATGTACGGCGGGCGGCTCGACGAGGCCGAGCGTCTCTTCGGTGAGGCGGTCGCTTCTCTCGACGACGCCGATCCGCTTGCCTCGGCCCGAGTACGGATGAACCGGAGCCTGGGACGGATGCAGCTGCGCGATCTCGAGGGGGCGGCCGCGGACGCCGAATGGGCGGCCGCGCGTTTCGCCGCCTCGGGCCTCGCGACAGACGAAGCGCACGCTCGCCACAACCTCGGATACATCGCGCTTCTCGCGGGTGACCTGGTCACGGCGCTCGAAGCGATGCTCACCGCCAGGCCGGCCGCGGCGACGACCCCCGTCGCGGGGGCGGTGGGCGACATGGACCGAGCTGAGGTGCTGCGAGAGGCGGGACAGACCACCGAGGCCGAGCGCCTGCTCGAGCGGGTCGCGGCCGTCTTCGGCGCTCACCGGATGCCGCAGTCGCGGGCGGAGGCGGAGTTCCAGCTGGCGCGATCGCTTCTCACGCACGACCCCGCGCGGGCGCGAAAGGTCGCGCTCGCAGCATCCCGCAGATTTCAACGCCTCGGGAACGAGGCGTGGGCGCACCGGGCGGAGGCGATCCGGTTGCGCGCCGAGATGCAGCCCCCGCGCGGGGCCCCGAGGGAAGAGGTCGCCCAGCGGGTCGAGGAGGTCGCGGTCGATCTCGTCCGAGCGGGCTTCCGCGGCGAGGCGACCGCCCTGCGGCTCACGGCGGCCGCGGCCGACCCCTCGCTCGACGGGCGGCGCGTCCGGGTCCGTGACGACGCGCCCCTCGAAGTGCGCCTCATCGCTCAAGAGGTGAAAGCGGCGCGTGCTGCGTGGCGCGGTCGGCACGGTGACGTGCGCCGACACGCGGCACGGGGAATCGACGTCCTGGCGTCGTGGACGGGCACGTTCGGCAGCCTCGATCTGCAGACCTCCGCCGCGATGCACGGCGCGCGCCTCATGTACGCCGGTCTCGACGCGGCCGTGCGCTCGAAGGATCCGGAGGTCGCATTCGCGTGGGCGGAGCGCGCCCGACACCTCAGCCAGCAGTCGACCCCGCTCCGCCCGCCTCCCGACCCGCAGCTGGCCGCCGAGCTGGCGGAACTCCGCACGATCCGTGCGGAGCGTACGGGCATCGACTGGCTCGACGACCCGCGCGCGGCCGAGCTGCGGGAACGCGCGCGCCGACGGCAGTGGGCGGGAACCCGCGCGGGAGAGATGTCGGAGCGCGCGACGCTGCAGACCCTGCGCGGCGTCCTCGGCGCCGACACCGCGGTGCTGAGCTTCCTGTACACCGGAGCCGAGCTCGCCGTCCTGGTGACGGACAGTGAGCAGGACAGTCTCATCCGTCTCGCTGACCCCGACCAGGTCAGCCGGCTGCTGCCGGGACTGCGTGCCGACCTGGACATCGCGGCGGCGGTGCGGTCGGGACCGATGGTCTCCGTCGTGCAGGCCGCGCTGCAGAGCCGACTCGCCGAGCTCGACGCGGGCATCCTCGATCCCGCGTTGTCACGCACCGACCGTCGGCGACTTGTGCTCACCGTCCCCGGCATCCTCAGCGGTGTGCCCTGGGGGATGCTCCCGTCGATGGAGGGGCGGGTGTTCACGGCGGCGACGTCGGCGACGCGCTGGGTGCGCGCCATGTCCGTGACACCCGTGGCGGGAGGTGCGACCGGCTTCGTCGTCGGCCCGGGGGTGCCGCGCGGTGAGGAGGAAGTCGCCCGGGCGGGGTCTGCCTGGCCATCGTCGGCGATGCTCCTCGCCGACGATGCGGCGGTGCGTGCGACGGCCCGGCTGGCCGCGTCGTCGGACGTCCTCCACATCGCCGCGCACGGTCGTCACACCGCGGACAACCCGCTGTTCTCGGGGTTGGAGCTCACCGACGGCGTGCTCTTCGGGTACGACATCGATCTCATCCCCGAGGTGCCCCGTGTCGTGGTGCTCTCGGCGTGCGAGGTCGGGCGGTCCTCGGTGCGGTGGGGGGAGGAGGCGCTCGGTATGGCCCGCATCTGGCTGCACGGCGGAGCGGAGTCGGTGATCGCCGCGCCCGTCCGGGTGGCAGACGACGACGCGTGCGAGCTCCTGGCCGTGATGCATGAGGGCCTTGCCGCGGGCGAGGCCCCGGCGGAGGCTCTCGCTGCTGCCGCGCGACGGACGGGGATCCGGGCGCCGTTCCAGGTGCACGGCCGCGGCTTCTGA